The following are from one region of the Candidatus Neomarinimicrobiota bacterium genome:
- a CDS encoding NAD(P)-dependent oxidoreductase yields MTDNVLPRIVITGASGFIGRNFVETYQDNYQIFAIARRSQQEVGIPRHKNITWLLVDVADAKNVHDAMDEIKASGGADYFIHLAAFFDFSNEPNEEYHRTNVQGSQLIFEAAADLGLKRFIFASSLVVSEFPQRGDRLTEESSLDADFPYAVTKIAGEAMARKWSTTFPCTVVRFAAVYSDWCEYGPLYKFIDTWSSKSWKSRVLGGRGESAVPYIHIVSLVRMLKTILDKTEKLKPFDVLIASPDESTSHQELYDLSTRFVFGDTRKAIHMPVFLARVGVSLMDLAGRLIGRRPFERPWMMKYIDERMDVDASYTRNELDWNVIPRYRPERRILHVIEHMKTYPIEWHQKNALALFKNPERPNLEISVALVHQEEEILSALINQIMSVEDPTRYHSYKKMETEKLSWYLSIVYNLLKVSVRTGDRLSLANYARFIASIRIHEGFKLAEVVDVYQTLSDLVIQHLLKFDSVKHLEKRIRDDIDLTIQMAVDEIEDAYDIAQAPASYIRFHNR; encoded by the coding sequence TTGACTGACAACGTCCTCCCCAGGATAGTTATCACGGGAGCTTCAGGATTTATTGGCAGGAACTTCGTAGAAACCTACCAGGACAATTATCAAATTTTCGCTATTGCCCGACGCAGTCAACAGGAAGTTGGGATTCCGAGACACAAAAATATCACCTGGTTACTGGTTGATGTCGCCGATGCTAAAAATGTCCATGACGCCATGGATGAAATCAAAGCAAGCGGTGGTGCCGATTATTTTATTCACCTCGCAGCCTTTTTTGATTTTTCCAATGAGCCTAATGAGGAATACCACCGCACCAATGTTCAGGGCTCCCAACTAATATTTGAAGCAGCAGCAGACCTGGGTCTTAAAAGATTTATTTTTGCCAGCTCTCTGGTGGTCTCAGAATTTCCTCAGCGGGGGGATAGACTCACTGAAGAGAGTTCTCTTGATGCAGATTTCCCATATGCAGTTACAAAAATAGCGGGTGAGGCTATGGCCAGGAAGTGGTCAACAACCTTCCCGTGTACTGTGGTGAGATTTGCGGCTGTGTACAGCGATTGGTGTGAATATGGACCACTCTATAAATTTATAGACACCTGGTCATCTAAATCATGGAAATCAAGAGTACTTGGGGGTCGGGGAGAATCAGCGGTTCCCTACATTCACATCGTTTCACTTGTCAGAATGTTAAAAACCATCCTTGACAAAACAGAAAAGTTGAAGCCCTTTGATGTGCTCATTGCAAGTCCGGATGAAAGCACGAGTCACCAGGAGCTTTATGACTTAAGTACCCGATTTGTGTTTGGGGATACGCGCAAGGCTATACATATGCCTGTGTTTCTGGCCAGGGTGGGTGTGTCTCTCATGGATCTAGCCGGCCGACTCATCGGTCGTCGTCCCTTTGAACGTCCCTGGATGATGAAGTACATTGACGAACGTATGGATGTGGATGCTTCCTATACAAGGAATGAACTGGATTGGAATGTTATTCCACGATACCGGCCGGAGCGTAGAATTCTACATGTGATTGAGCACATGAAAACCTACCCCATCGAGTGGCACCAGAAGAATGCCCTGGCTTTATTCAAGAACCCTGAAAGACCGAACCTTGAAATATCTGTTGCGCTGGTCCATCAGGAAGAAGAAATACTCAGCGCTTTAATCAATCAAATTATGAGCGTTGAAGACCCCACTCGATACCATTCCTATAAGAAAATGGAAACTGAAAAACTGTCCTGGTATCTGAGTATTGTGTACAATTTATTAAAGGTTTCAGTGCGCACAGGTGATCGTTTATCCCTGGCCAACTATGCACGATTTATAGCTAGTATTCGTATCCATGAAGGCTTTAAATTAGCGGAGGTCGTTGATGTCTACCAAACGCTCTCTGATCTAGTCATTCAGCACCTTCTTAAATTTGATTCTGTTAAGCATCTTGAGAAGCGCATCCGCGACGATATTGACCTGACCATCCAGATGGCAGTAGATGAAATCGAAGACGCATACGATATTGCTCAAGCTCCTGCCTCCTACATTCGATTTCATAACAGATAG
- a CDS encoding sigma-54-dependent Fis family transcriptional regulator produces the protein MDNNLSILIVDDELSVRDSLSNWFIEDGYSVDTAEDAKVALKKIEAFNFHIILVDIKLPGMDGLELNRRIKSINDEAVVIIMTAFASVDSAVQALKDGAYDYVCKPFDPDAITHIIRNASKTIHLSKENISLQDRIKSLVNVEDIIGESEGILNVLEQVRVVAETDSTVIINGDSGTGKELIAKAIHMNSSRRFFPMVTVHCGAIAENLMESELFGHERGAFTGAQYARKGKFEMADGATLFLDEISTISMKMQIELLRVLETKTFTRVGGNREFKSDFRVICATNRDLQAMVNAGEFREDLFYRLNVFSIIIPPLRERTEDIKLLSEHFVKFYAEQMNKETKYIGKRAAKALKNYDFPGNVRELENLIERAIVIGTGDTVQLKDLPLDHVAAKPTWESIQEMEHHHIKGILEKYDWNISRAAKALGVDRVTLYSKIKKYKIEKAK, from the coding sequence ATGGACAATAATCTCTCCATTCTAATCGTTGATGATGAGCTCTCAGTACGTGATTCACTCTCAAACTGGTTCATAGAAGACGGCTATTCGGTTGACACGGCCGAAGATGCAAAAGTCGCACTTAAAAAGATTGAGGCTTTTAACTTTCATATTATTCTGGTAGATATCAAGCTCCCTGGCATGGATGGGCTGGAATTAAACCGCAGGATAAAATCCATCAATGATGAAGCAGTAGTGATCATCATGACTGCTTTTGCATCAGTGGATTCCGCTGTTCAGGCTTTAAAAGACGGTGCCTATGATTATGTCTGTAAACCTTTTGATCCAGATGCTATCACTCACATCATTCGTAACGCCAGCAAAACCATCCATTTGAGTAAGGAGAATATTTCCCTTCAGGATCGAATTAAAAGCCTGGTCAACGTTGAGGATATTATTGGCGAAAGTGAAGGAATTCTCAATGTCCTGGAACAAGTCAGAGTGGTAGCTGAAACAGATTCCACAGTTATCATCAATGGCGATAGTGGTACGGGCAAAGAACTCATTGCCAAAGCCATTCATATGAATTCCTCCCGACGTTTCTTCCCAATGGTTACCGTTCATTGTGGGGCTATTGCAGAAAATCTCATGGAAAGTGAGTTGTTCGGGCATGAGCGGGGTGCCTTTACCGGTGCTCAGTACGCCAGAAAAGGCAAGTTTGAAATGGCCGATGGGGCAACCTTGTTCCTGGACGAAATTTCGACCATATCAATGAAGATGCAGATTGAACTATTGCGGGTTCTGGAAACCAAAACATTTACTCGCGTTGGCGGAAATAGGGAGTTCAAATCAGATTTCCGTGTGATTTGCGCCACCAATCGGGATCTTCAAGCCATGGTGAATGCAGGAGAGTTCAGAGAAGATTTATTCTACCGCCTAAATGTATTTTCAATCATAATTCCACCCTTGCGAGAGAGAACCGAAGACATCAAACTTCTCTCAGAGCATTTTGTAAAATTCTATGCCGAGCAGATGAACAAGGAAACTAAATATATCGGTAAACGAGCCGCCAAGGCTTTGAAAAATTATGATTTCCCCGGCAATGTTCGTGAATTGGAAAACTTGATTGAACGGGCTATCGTTATCGGTACAGGTGACACGGTACAACTCAAAGATCTGCCTTTAGATCATGTCGCAGCTAAACCCACCTGGGAATCAATTCAGGAGATGGAACATCATCACATCAAGGGTATCCTTGAGAAATACGACTGGAATATATCAAGAGCTGCCAAAGCACTTGGGGTCGATCGGGTGACTTTATACAGCAAAATTAAGAAGTATAAAATCGAGAAAGCCAAATAG
- a CDS encoding S1/P1 nuclease produces MRQFIIILLTATVLLGWGKTGHRVIGIIAEENLSPEAKTELTKIFGHTDLARIANWADEIKSDPDWKHANDWHYCTVLDSLEYRGPDDGGRAVQKVSEFTDFLKKGMLDEKDQKDVLRFIVHIVGDLHQPLHVGNGTDRGGNDVKVTWFRDETNLHRVWDSQMIDHMQYSYTEFAQQIQLGLTAERKAELLDPDILGFVHASRGVHPQVYDIGDGKLSWPYIYKNRELMEDRLLQGGFHLAAILNDIFK; encoded by the coding sequence GTGCGACAGTTCATCATCATTCTGCTTACTGCAACAGTTCTACTTGGTTGGGGGAAAACCGGCCATAGAGTAATTGGTATAATTGCTGAAGAGAATTTATCACCAGAGGCCAAAACTGAACTCACAAAAATTTTTGGTCATACCGACCTGGCCAGAATTGCCAATTGGGCAGATGAGATCAAATCTGATCCTGACTGGAAGCATGCCAACGATTGGCATTATTGTACGGTTCTGGATAGTCTGGAATACAGGGGACCAGACGATGGAGGTCGAGCTGTCCAAAAAGTATCTGAGTTCACAGATTTTCTTAAGAAAGGTATGCTGGATGAAAAAGACCAAAAGGATGTCCTCCGCTTCATCGTCCATATCGTTGGAGATCTCCACCAACCCTTGCATGTTGGGAATGGCACAGATAGGGGTGGGAATGATGTGAAGGTCACCTGGTTCAGAGATGAAACAAATCTGCACAGGGTGTGGGATTCACAAATGATCGATCATATGCAATACAGTTATACTGAATTTGCTCAACAGATTCAACTTGGCTTGACTGCAGAGCGCAAGGCAGAGCTTCTGGATCCAGACATTCTGGGCTTTGTCCACGCATCCCGGGGAGTCCATCCTCAGGTTTATGATATAGGAGATGGAAAATTATCCTGGCCCTATATATACAAGAATAGGGAGCTCATGGAGGATCGCTTGCTTCAAGGTGGATTTCATCTCGCTGCAATTCTTAATGATATCTTTAAATAA
- a CDS encoding 4Fe-4S dicluster domain-containing protein: MSLDRREFLKTLGVAGASLGGVSALGKSKPEPQSEEFYAILHDITLCEGCQECEFACAAANGLPEPSDYPDSAVKRELKPDQYSVINAVETSVGEVYTKQQCMHCAQPACASACLTKAMEKHVEGPITWDGDKCMGCRFCMLSCPFNMPKFEYDSNNPKIGKCQMCFSRLTEGEIPACVENCPAEGLIFGKRSEILREAHRRILNDPSNYVDHVYGEFEAGGTSWLNISPVPFEELGFNTSIDHKPYPELTKGFLYSVPSVFVLWPALLLGLREATKPEPGKDETEVEE, encoded by the coding sequence ATGTCATTAGATCGACGAGAATTTCTAAAAACCCTTGGTGTCGCTGGTGCTAGTCTGGGTGGTGTATCTGCATTAGGCAAATCTAAGCCTGAGCCTCAATCTGAAGAGTTTTATGCTATCCTGCACGATATCACGCTCTGTGAAGGTTGTCAGGAGTGTGAGTTTGCCTGTGCCGCTGCCAACGGCTTACCTGAACCTTCTGATTACCCGGATAGTGCAGTAAAGCGAGAATTAAAACCAGATCAATACTCTGTAATCAATGCCGTGGAGACCAGTGTTGGCGAGGTATACACAAAGCAGCAATGTATGCATTGTGCCCAACCTGCCTGTGCCTCAGCCTGCCTAACCAAAGCAATGGAAAAGCATGTGGAGGGACCCATTACCTGGGATGGAGACAAATGCATGGGCTGTCGTTTCTGCATGCTCTCCTGCCCATTCAATATGCCAAAATTCGAGTATGATAGTAATAATCCAAAGATTGGCAAATGCCAGATGTGCTTCTCCAGACTGACTGAAGGCGAAATTCCAGCCTGCGTTGAGAATTGTCCTGCAGAAGGCCTTATTTTTGGAAAACGTAGTGAAATATTAAGGGAAGCTCATCGCAGAATCCTGAATGACCCCAGCAATTACGTCGACCATGTGTATGGCGAGTTTGAAGCAGGTGGAACCTCCTGGTTAAACATATCTCCTGTTCCCTTCGAGGAGCTTGGGTTTAATACCAGTATAGATCACAAACCATATCCAGAGCTAACCAAAGGCTTCTTGTACAGTGTCCCGTCTGTATTCGTGCTCTGGCCTGCCCTCCTATTAGGATTAAGAGAAGCTACAAAACCCGAACCTGGTAAAGATGAGACGGAGGTGGAAGAATGA
- a CDS encoding archaemetzincin family Zn-dependent metalloprotease, with product MSRIRIIPLQFAGVEVLEQMIPPISARFKMETLVSAHRFDLTPFFDPVRSQYNANDIIQKLVPLTDEGDKIVGVTDLDLFIPVLSYIFGQAYLGGSVALISGHRLENARYGMTNDPKLFSERLLKCIIHELGHTFGLKHCLLPGCVMTSTTYVEEMDQKSDQFCRNCKIQLK from the coding sequence ATGTCCCGGATCAGGATCATCCCTCTGCAATTCGCTGGTGTTGAGGTGTTGGAGCAAATGATACCTCCCATCAGTGCCCGGTTCAAAATGGAAACCTTAGTAAGTGCGCACAGATTTGATCTTACCCCCTTTTTTGATCCTGTGCGATCTCAATACAATGCAAATGATATCATTCAGAAACTGGTGCCTCTGACTGATGAGGGTGATAAGATTGTTGGTGTTACCGACCTTGATTTGTTTATTCCTGTCCTGAGCTACATTTTTGGACAGGCCTATCTGGGAGGGTCTGTTGCTCTGATTTCCGGACATCGCCTGGAAAACGCCCGATACGGAATGACCAATGATCCCAAACTTTTCTCAGAAAGACTACTGAAATGCATCATTCACGAACTGGGACATACCTTTGGTCTGAAACACTGCCTTTTACCAGGCTGCGTCATGACTTCCACAACCTATGTTGAGGAAATGGACCAGAAATCAGATCAATTCTGCCGAAACTGCAAAATTCAGTTAAAATAG
- a CDS encoding NAD(P)-dependent oxidoreductase, with the protein MGLQNTNKTVLITGASGFIGRHLVKHLCPNHQVIAFARRAQKEVGLDPHPNLEWVLVDLMDAAQLEKAFRAATGKLDLDFIFHLAAYYDFGDQVSSEIYEKTNVAATQQLLELASETKVKRFIFTSSLVASKFPEPGDLVYEKSTPDAEYPYAITKRKGEEFVKIASQNFPCSIVRLAAVCSDWCEYEPLYHFLKIWLSNRWDSRILPGYGTMAIPYIHVCCIIALFARIIEKSEQLEDLNIFLASSDKPMSLKELFLLSTRHYYGKEKVPIFIPKFIARIGVQFRDIWGRLIGRRPFERLWMTDYIDKSFPTDCSYTRNTLDWVPKARHQLDRRLLHLIENLKTQPDTWHRMNIDRIGRFHRNRPALILAEEMVRMHEELVEKVFQTIRSPYNQARLSFYQEMPVEDLRWYINVVYNHLLTSVRHGDRSIMITFARDLSHRRMEEDVSLKELCGALTDTRDVITHGLYNNPKLVSIKLLVHDYITLAIQLAMDEIKDVYENVPR; encoded by the coding sequence ATGGGACTTCAAAATACCAATAAGACTGTCCTCATCACAGGTGCTTCCGGGTTCATCGGTCGCCATCTTGTAAAACATCTGTGTCCAAATCACCAGGTGATCGCTTTCGCCCGTCGGGCCCAGAAGGAAGTTGGACTCGATCCTCACCCCAATCTGGAGTGGGTCCTGGTGGATCTTATGGACGCGGCTCAACTTGAAAAAGCATTTCGAGCTGCCACAGGCAAACTCGATCTTGATTTTATTTTTCATCTCGCTGCCTATTATGATTTTGGGGACCAGGTTTCCTCCGAAATTTATGAAAAAACCAATGTTGCCGCCACCCAGCAACTGTTGGAACTGGCCAGTGAAACAAAGGTAAAACGGTTCATTTTTACCAGCTCACTGGTTGCCAGCAAATTTCCTGAACCTGGAGATCTGGTCTATGAAAAAAGCACTCCAGATGCAGAATATCCATATGCTATCACGAAACGCAAGGGTGAGGAGTTTGTTAAGATCGCTTCACAAAATTTCCCCTGTTCTATTGTCAGGTTAGCCGCGGTGTGTAGTGATTGGTGCGAATACGAACCTCTGTATCATTTCCTCAAAATCTGGTTATCCAATCGCTGGGATTCACGCATCCTGCCAGGATATGGGACCATGGCAATTCCTTACATTCATGTGTGTTGCATAATCGCCTTGTTTGCAAGAATAATTGAAAAATCTGAGCAGCTGGAAGACTTAAACATATTTTTGGCCAGTTCTGATAAACCCATGTCGCTAAAAGAACTCTTTCTCCTTTCAACCAGACACTATTATGGCAAAGAAAAGGTTCCCATATTTATTCCAAAGTTTATTGCCCGGATCGGTGTCCAGTTCAGAGATATCTGGGGTCGATTAATTGGACGGCGTCCCTTTGAAAGACTGTGGATGACTGACTATATTGATAAATCTTTTCCAACAGATTGTTCATATACCAGAAATACACTGGACTGGGTACCCAAAGCCAGGCATCAATTAGACAGACGACTACTACATCTCATTGAAAATCTAAAAACACAACCAGACACATGGCACAGAATGAATATTGACAGGATAGGTCGCTTCCATCGGAATAGACCAGCATTGATTCTGGCCGAAGAAATGGTTCGCATGCATGAGGAATTGGTTGAGAAGGTATTTCAAACAATCAGGAGTCCTTACAACCAGGCCCGCTTGAGCTTTTATCAGGAAATGCCTGTTGAAGATCTGAGATGGTACATTAATGTTGTGTATAACCATTTGCTCACATCCGTCAGACATGGAGATCGGTCGATCATGATCACTTTTGCCAGAGATTTGTCTCACCGTCGAATGGAGGAAGACGTCAGCCTGAAGGAATTATGCGGAGCGTTGACAGATACTAGAGATGTGATCACACACGGGCTCTATAATAATCCCAAACTTGTGAGTATTAAATTGCTGGTCCATGATTACATCACTCTAGCCATTCAACTGGCAATGGATGAAATCAAAGATGTTTATGAAAACGTCCCTCGCTAG
- the nrfD gene encoding polysulfide reductase NrfD, which yields MSEHILDKDLQPKTSRWKFLLGELKPKGKLLTPFNIISVPVILLGLVLIIIRFWKGLSSITNLSQDVPWGLWIGFDVVTGVAFAGGAYVLTFMVYILRMEKYHSIVRVTVLNGFLAYLFYAGALLLDLGRPWNVINPIIGNSFGTSSVLFLVAWHFMLYMLAELIEFSPAIAEWLGAERARRILKSLTIGAVIFGITLSTLHQSGLGALFLMAKGKIHPLWYSEFIPILFFVSSIFAGLSMVIFEGSITHRVFAHQLAKGSHKSHNDILRGLAKICSVAMFAYLFLKILDLVHGHHLSHLLTSWGAWYLVEIIGFVMIPMFLFVRGVKTGEPFIIKLASLMTLIGIILNRLNISVIGFNWMAVDRYIPTWMEFEVTFAVLFLEIWIFRWVLHRLPVLRPIEEVVKSQKIKRS from the coding sequence ATGAGCGAGCACATTCTTGACAAAGATCTACAACCAAAAACGAGTCGCTGGAAATTCTTGTTAGGTGAGTTAAAGCCAAAAGGGAAACTGCTCACCCCTTTCAATATTATCTCTGTACCTGTCATCCTCCTCGGTCTGGTATTGATCATTATCCGGTTCTGGAAAGGTCTATCCTCAATTACCAATCTTTCACAGGATGTTCCCTGGGGTTTATGGATAGGTTTTGATGTGGTCACTGGAGTGGCCTTTGCCGGTGGGGCATATGTGCTCACCTTTATGGTTTACATCCTCAGAATGGAGAAATATCACTCAATTGTAAGAGTCACAGTCCTCAATGGTTTCCTGGCATATTTATTTTATGCTGGAGCGCTTTTACTTGACCTGGGACGTCCCTGGAATGTCATTAATCCCATCATTGGAAATTCTTTCGGGACCAGCAGTGTGCTCTTTTTGGTAGCCTGGCATTTTATGCTTTACATGTTGGCAGAGCTCATTGAATTTTCCCCGGCAATTGCTGAATGGCTTGGAGCTGAACGAGCGCGTAGGATACTCAAGAGCCTTACCATTGGAGCCGTAATATTCGGGATCACCCTTTCAACCCTTCATCAATCAGGGTTGGGGGCTCTATTTCTCATGGCCAAGGGCAAGATTCATCCGCTGTGGTATTCAGAATTTATTCCTATCCTCTTTTTCGTATCGAGTATTTTTGCTGGACTCTCTATGGTCATCTTCGAAGGTTCAATTACCCACCGTGTTTTTGCTCACCAGTTGGCAAAGGGTAGTCATAAAAGCCATAACGACATACTGCGTGGACTTGCCAAAATATGTTCGGTGGCAATGTTTGCGTATTTGTTTTTGAAGATTCTGGATCTGGTCCACGGTCATCATTTGAGTCATTTGCTCACATCCTGGGGAGCCTGGTATCTTGTTGAAATAATCGGCTTTGTCATGATACCCATGTTTCTTTTTGTCAGGGGGGTCAAAACGGGTGAGCCCTTCATCATAAAATTAGCCTCACTCATGACTCTTATCGGAATTATCCTGAACAGACTAAATATATCAGTCATCGGTTTTAACTGGATGGCCGTAGATCGTTACATACCTACCTGGATGGAATTCGAAGTCACCTTTGCAGTCCTGTTCCTGGAGATCTGGATATTTCGCTGGGTTTTACATCGCTTACCCGTGTTACGCCCAATAGAAGAAGTTGTCAAATCCCAAAAAATTAAGAGGAGTTAA
- a CDS encoding HAMP domain-containing protein has translation MSSRDNGFSPPQTKPATIWDNLKRPNSLYGRLVILLSSMSLLLFVFLAWLIFSMSNNYLENVTKRCGKRMSTVIDHTIRSSMISEDHAELTEALAKVQGVPGVSAIRIYNDEGEIKHYSPGAMNSSHGEDSMLPCTHCHTSVDPGQWGMPETCVYNIQGAEGRTMIVLSPIMSTPECRSSGCHQTNDDSEVLGFMEIKLPLTELDKALSNILYEYFGIIMLFLLLLMATLLFFIERRVNRPLKRIVDVSQSVTAGNLSVRVDVSKNELRDVHQVGMALNTMLESINQSNREMHQWSNDLENMVRIKSEDIARSQNEIYQIERLASLGRLSSSVAHEINNPLAGVLTYAKLVSRILQNSELTEDRRVAILKHLDMIQSETTRCGNIVKGLLNFSMDSSQKFESLHVNEVLDETAQLIQHSFQISDVRLITDFSASRDQIKANGNQVIQACLAVLTNALEAVDEGGDGLVTYRSYNPDMKHVVIEIKDNGIGISAEDQEHMFEPFFSRKKEMSGIGLGLAVTYGILEQHNGKVYVDSAPGKGTSIKFKFELSNGGTEDGQ, from the coding sequence ATGAGTTCAAGGGATAACGGCTTTTCGCCACCTCAAACAAAACCTGCAACCATCTGGGATAATCTAAAAAGACCCAATTCACTCTATGGTCGCCTGGTTATCCTGTTATCCTCCATGTCTTTACTGTTATTTGTATTTCTTGCCTGGCTCATATTCTCAATGTCAAACAATTATCTCGAAAATGTGACCAAAAGGTGCGGGAAGCGGATGTCTACAGTCATTGATCACACGATCCGCAGCAGCATGATTAGTGAGGATCACGCGGAACTGACGGAAGCACTGGCAAAGGTTCAAGGCGTTCCCGGGGTTAGCGCCATCCGTATTTACAACGATGAGGGTGAAATCAAACACTACTCTCCCGGTGCTATGAATAGCAGCCATGGAGAGGATTCCATGTTACCCTGTACGCATTGCCATACATCTGTTGACCCGGGTCAGTGGGGTATGCCTGAAACTTGTGTCTATAACATCCAGGGTGCTGAAGGTCGTACCATGATTGTTTTATCTCCTATTATGTCCACACCAGAATGTCGTTCCTCAGGTTGCCATCAGACCAACGACGACTCCGAAGTCCTGGGTTTCATGGAAATTAAATTGCCACTCACTGAGCTGGATAAGGCCCTGAGCAATATTCTATATGAATATTTTGGCATCATCATGCTCTTCCTCTTACTGCTCATGGCAACCTTGCTATTCTTTATTGAGCGACGGGTAAATCGGCCTTTAAAGCGGATAGTGGATGTGAGTCAATCCGTAACGGCTGGAAACCTTTCCGTTCGTGTAGATGTGAGTAAAAACGAACTCAGAGATGTCCATCAGGTTGGGATGGCTTTGAATACCATGTTGGAATCCATCAATCAAAGTAACCGCGAAATGCATCAGTGGTCCAATGACCTGGAAAACATGGTCAGAATCAAATCTGAGGATATTGCTAGATCGCAAAATGAAATCTATCAGATCGAGCGCCTTGCTTCATTGGGCCGACTGTCATCATCTGTGGCTCATGAAATAAATAACCCCCTGGCCGGGGTATTGACTTATGCGAAACTAGTTTCACGCATACTCCAAAATTCAGAGCTCACCGAGGATAGAAGGGTAGCCATCCTGAAACATCTGGATATGATTCAATCTGAAACCACTAGATGTGGTAATATTGTTAAGGGTCTGCTTAATTTTTCCATGGATAGTAGTCAAAAATTTGAATCGCTACATGTGAATGAAGTGCTTGATGAAACAGCACAACTGATTCAGCACAGTTTTCAAATTTCGGATGTCAGACTCATTACTGATTTTTCAGCATCCAGAGACCAGATCAAAGCCAATGGAAACCAGGTGATTCAGGCCTGTCTGGCTGTGTTGACCAATGCATTGGAGGCCGTGGATGAAGGTGGAGATGGTCTGGTCACCTACCGTAGTTATAATCCCGATATGAAGCATGTTGTCATTGAAATAAAGGATAACGGGATTGGAATCTCTGCCGAGGACCAGGAGCATATGTTTGAACCCTTCTTCTCCAGGAAGAAGGAAATGTCTGGAATAGGACTGGGGCTGGCTGTAACCTATGGCATTTTAGAGCAACACAATGGAAAAGTTTATGTAGATTCTGCACCAGGCAAGGGTACTTCAATTAAGTTTAAATTTGAACTTTCAAACGGGGGAACCGAAGATGGACAATAA
- a CDS encoding patatin-like phospholipase family protein yields the protein MTVLHRTICVFVASLAIWGSVNGASPESSLDQKFKLVLQGKAEQDFTVGLALGAGAAKGFAHIGVLDALEKAGIRIDMIAGSSMGAIIGGGYASGLSVDSLSKVALTSDWLDVLNLLDPVFPARGFIDGQKIHAFLDELYGHQNIEDLAIPFSATTVDILKGDLFVLNEGNLANAARASSSIPIVFNPLAINDQVLVDGGMIDPVPIDVVRSMGADYIIAVNVLAFPEEHLAKPAFKYMNANQLKNSRSTWRFPKADEAWYQAGKPNMVEIAHETVILSMSLIAANQVELANPNMIINVSTGLSAWNFLEAEIAIKKGYKETILQLELAKQKE from the coding sequence ATGACAGTTTTGCACCGAACTATTTGTGTGTTTGTTGCCTCGCTGGCTATCTGGGGGTCGGTAAACGGTGCATCCCCAGAATCCTCTCTGGACCAAAAATTCAAACTGGTACTTCAAGGGAAAGCGGAACAGGATTTTACTGTTGGTCTAGCACTGGGAGCCGGAGCCGCCAAAGGATTCGCCCATATTGGTGTCCTGGATGCTCTTGAAAAAGCAGGTATACGAATTGATATGATTGCCGGCAGCAGCATGGGCGCCATTATAGGAGGTGGTTATGCTTCAGGTCTCAGTGTGGACTCTTTGTCCAAAGTAGCGCTGACAAGTGACTGGTTAGATGTTTTAAATCTCCTCGATCCTGTCTTTCCTGCTCGTGGATTTATTGATGGTCAGAAAATTCATGCTTTTCTGGATGAATTATACGGTCATCAGAACATTGAAGATTTGGCCATTCCCTTTTCAGCCACAACGGTTGACATCCTGAAAGGTGACCTATTTGTCCTCAATGAGGGAAATCTGGCCAACGCAGCCAGGGCCAGCTCGTCCATTCCCATTGTTTTCAACCCCCTGGCTATTAATGATCAGGTTCTGGTTGACGGTGGCATGATTGACCCGGTCCCCATTGATGTTGTCCGTTCCATGGGGGCAGACTATATCATTGCTGTAAATGTACTGGCCTTTCCTGAGGAGCATTTGGCTAAGCCTGCCTTCAAGTATATGAATGCCAATCAATTAAAAAATAGCCGCTCCACCTGGCGATTCCCAAAAGCTGATGAAGCCTGGTACCAGGCAGGGAAGCCCAATATGGTTGAAATCGCCCATGAAACAGTCATTCTATCCATGTCATTAATAGCAGCTAATCAAGTGGAGTTGGCCAATCCCAATATGATTATCAATGTCAGCACTGGCTTATCAGCGTGGAATTTTCTTGAAGCAGAGATAGCAATTAAAAAGGGCTATAAAGAAACCATCCTGCAACTGGAACTGGCCAAACAAAAAGAATAG